A region from the Candidatus Electrothrix scaldis genome encodes:
- a CDS encoding DUF882 domain-containing protein translates to MNRRSFLALGAKAAVGICLAQAAPAWANIPTSLSERSQKTRSLSFYHTHTRERLDITYAKAGEYDPKALARINTYLRDFRTAEVHTIDPDVLDILWTIQQKMCCNSTYEIISGYRSPKTNQLLRQRSNGVAKRSLHMQGKAIDIRITGEKTKTVRDCAVSLKSGGVGYYAKSNFVHIDTGRVRTW, encoded by the coding sequence ATGAATAGACGCTCTTTTCTTGCCTTGGGAGCAAAGGCCGCTGTCGGAATTTGTCTTGCCCAGGCTGCGCCAGCTTGGGCTAATATCCCCACCTCTCTCTCTGAACGTTCCCAAAAAACGCGGAGCCTGTCCTTTTATCATACCCACACCCGCGAACGGCTCGATATTACGTATGCAAAAGCAGGAGAGTATGACCCAAAGGCCTTAGCCCGAATAAACACCTATCTTCGAGACTTCCGTACCGCAGAAGTTCACACCATTGATCCTGACGTTCTCGATATTCTCTGGACCATACAGCAAAAGATGTGCTGCAATAGCACATATGAAATCATTTCCGGTTACCGTTCCCCAAAAACAAATCAACTGTTACGCCAAAGAAGTAACGGTGTAGCAAAACGGAGCCTGCATATGCAGGGAAAGGCTATTGACATCCGCATTACTGGCGAAAAAACCAAGACTGTCCGGGATTGTGCGGTCTCTCTCAAATCCGGCGGGGTAGGATATTACGCCA
- a CDS encoding AAA family ATPase, protein MVANSSKILILGSNVKITNLPVKEVSLLQEGSLPAYGYNPGDNIDLLAGPVTVEKGRLEQCLTWLNSYLAESGLTPQIESLSYGSEKQVYQIFKRQKKGSEDDHDGWFMVSQLLPSEERLRKSSAFVLSEYECTTVGNNTGMVLIDDSGAPPQVCDDMIALNPDMWCIAMGISVAHWQQWAQRLGKRFTLFCRLSDLETTRMEMDSAVTWESIVAMCLRALKTSEVGLWDPLNNRFLCHIVVEMFPHAILYVGPGGTFFRYRKGMLPKKSSSKKRGSVPCYDTMVTAMLTMNIFRFNCLDFCRNCFFAFSKQVLTNWKILNDNGYHFDNQLKLPELDFGSVCPADWPCSVSECGEARGGRMRFTWQDHISHGSCQENCPCASQEMIRKDPNFVELPHSSTEFEKNLALVASQAWGEEKKKALRSFFHRDYESYCNHQNDGVRYAGHIDTIISVLHYLKEEVNRGTGFDNLPMFQIGHLRTTDPAEIDPVIALRQVMDSYVSKESVLRPLCIGIFGPPGSGKSFAVKQVASEIARRYDGDPFDFFEFNLTQFASPEEINLAIDPVRASVARGRVPIAFWDEFDCRYNGDEFGYLRFFLPSMQDGVTYVHGIPYHIGRAIFVFAGGVKASWEGMEELLSPDNREQLKRSKTLKIPDFMSRLRVVLDIDGIEIPAHLLQDSATEDDLEELRRILHKRALIISHQMQTHWKKAARKSSGLLLRLLIGEYKFGARSIEAVIEASRAADRLVYGLPELIAPSAARIHANWRVELERRIDHVRKSAGLRAIW, encoded by the coding sequence ATGGTCGCCAATAGCTCGAAAATTCTCATCCTGGGTTCCAATGTCAAAATAACTAATCTTCCGGTCAAGGAAGTGAGTTTATTGCAGGAGGGTAGTCTGCCTGCCTATGGTTATAATCCAGGAGATAATATCGATCTTCTTGCCGGGCCTGTTACTGTTGAAAAGGGGCGCCTGGAGCAATGCCTGACCTGGCTCAATTCCTATCTTGCAGAGTCCGGTCTGACCCCTCAAATCGAATCACTTTCCTATGGGAGTGAGAAGCAGGTCTATCAAATTTTCAAGCGGCAAAAAAAAGGGAGCGAAGACGACCATGATGGTTGGTTTATGGTGAGTCAGTTGCTCCCCTCGGAAGAACGTTTGAGAAAGTCATCTGCCTTTGTGCTCAGCGAGTACGAATGTACCACTGTGGGGAATAATACAGGAATGGTTTTGATAGATGATTCCGGTGCTCCTCCCCAGGTCTGCGATGATATGATAGCCTTAAATCCAGATATGTGGTGTATTGCAATGGGAATCTCTGTTGCCCACTGGCAGCAATGGGCCCAAAGGCTTGGCAAGCGTTTCACCCTCTTCTGTCGCCTCTCTGATCTGGAAACTACCCGTATGGAGATGGACTCTGCCGTCACTTGGGAAAGTATTGTGGCGATGTGTCTGCGTGCCCTGAAAACAAGTGAGGTAGGGCTCTGGGATCCATTGAATAATCGCTTTCTGTGTCATATTGTTGTTGAGATGTTTCCCCATGCCATTCTTTATGTTGGGCCAGGAGGAACCTTTTTTCGATATCGCAAAGGGATGCTTCCGAAAAAGAGTTCCTCCAAAAAGCGTGGCTCTGTTCCCTGTTATGATACGATGGTCACGGCCATGTTGACCATGAATATCTTTCGTTTCAATTGCCTGGATTTTTGTCGTAACTGCTTTTTTGCCTTTTCAAAGCAGGTCTTGACGAATTGGAAAATATTGAATGATAATGGCTATCATTTCGATAACCAACTGAAGCTCCCCGAACTTGATTTTGGGTCAGTATGCCCGGCAGACTGGCCATGCTCTGTCAGTGAGTGCGGTGAGGCACGTGGTGGTCGTATGCGATTTACCTGGCAAGATCATATTTCTCATGGCAGCTGTCAGGAGAACTGCCCTTGTGCCTCGCAGGAGATGATCAGGAAAGATCCTAATTTTGTTGAGTTGCCTCATTCATCGACAGAATTTGAAAAAAATCTGGCCTTGGTGGCCAGTCAAGCCTGGGGGGAAGAAAAGAAAAAGGCTCTACGTTCCTTTTTTCATCGGGACTACGAATCCTATTGTAATCATCAAAACGATGGGGTTCGCTATGCAGGCCATATTGATACTATTATCTCGGTGTTGCATTACCTGAAGGAAGAAGTTAACCGAGGTACTGGTTTTGATAATCTGCCGATGTTTCAAATTGGCCATCTCCGAACCACTGACCCTGCGGAAATTGATCCGGTTATAGCACTGCGTCAGGTTATGGATTCCTATGTATCCAAGGAGTCTGTCTTACGCCCCCTGTGTATTGGTATTTTTGGTCCTCCGGGCTCAGGAAAATCCTTTGCCGTGAAACAAGTTGCCAGTGAAATTGCCCGTCGATATGATGGCGATCCATTTGACTTTTTTGAGTTTAATCTTACCCAATTTGCCAGTCCAGAGGAGATTAACTTAGCAATTGATCCGGTTAGAGCTTCGGTGGCACGAGGGAGGGTTCCCATCGCCTTTTGGGATGAGTTCGACTGTCGATACAACGGCGATGAATTCGGGTATTTGCGCTTTTTTCTCCCTTCAATGCAGGATGGCGTAACCTATGTTCATGGTATTCCTTATCATATTGGTAGGGCTATCTTTGTCTTTGCCGGTGGCGTCAAGGCAAGCTGGGAGGGAATGGAAGAACTGCTCTCGCCAGATAACCGCGAGCAACTGAAAAGGTCCAAGACCTTAAAAATACCGGATTTCATGAGTCGCCTCCGCGTTGTCCTGGATATTGATGGGATTGAGATACCTGCTCATTTATTGCAAGACTCTGCAACTGAGGATGACCTGGAAGAATTACGCAGAATTCTCCATAAACGCGCCTTGATTATCTCTCATCAGATGCAGACCCATTGGAAAAAGGCGGCCCGCAAAAGTTCAGGCCTGCTGCTTCGTCTGCTAATCGGTGAATATAAATTCGGGGCCCGCTCCATTGAGGCGGTGATCGAGGCGAGTCGGGCCGCTGACCGTCTGGTTTATGGCCTGCCGGAGCTGATTGCCCCATCTGCTGCCCGTATCCACGCGAATTGGCGTGTCGAGCTGGAGCGGAGGATTGATCATGTGCGCAAGTCCGCAGGGCTACGTGCGATCTGGTAA